The Roseibaca calidilacus genome has a window encoding:
- a CDS encoding N-acetylmuramoyl-L-alanine amidase — MVVLHYTAMGCAQEALDRLCDPGAEVSAHYLIDRCGTCYQMVAEDMRAWHAGAGAWAGLLDINSRSIGVELVNTGAEPFPFPQMCALAALLRDVLARWAIAPVNVIGHSDMAPDRKADPGPRFDWRALARSGVAVWPDGAAEGSDLDTSLTCIGYPPAQTVTRLAAFRARFRPEGRGPVTDADARRAAYVASAFERLRCRS, encoded by the coding sequence ATGGTCGTTTTGCATTATACCGCGATGGGCTGTGCACAAGAGGCACTTGATCGCCTGTGCGATCCGGGTGCCGAAGTCTCGGCGCATTACCTGATTGACCGGTGCGGCACCTGCTACCAGATGGTCGCAGAGGATATGCGCGCATGGCATGCCGGGGCAGGGGCTTGGGCTGGACTGCTGGATATCAATTCACGCTCTATTGGGGTGGAATTGGTCAATACCGGGGCAGAACCCTTTCCGTTCCCGCAGATGTGTGCCTTGGCCGCGCTGCTGCGCGACGTGCTGGCGCGATGGGCAATTGCGCCGGTGAATGTGATCGGCCATTCGGACATGGCACCCGACCGCAAGGCAGACCCCGGCCCGCGTTTCGATTGGCGCGCTTTGGCGCGATCAGGAGTCGCGGTCTGGCCCGACGGCGCGGCAGAGGGCAGCGATCTCGACACTAGCCTGACCTGTATCGGCTATCCGCCGGCGCAGACGGTGACGCGGCTTGCTGCCTTTCGCGCGCGGTTCAGGCCGGAAGGGCGTGGGCCCGTTACGGACGCAGATGCACGGCGGGCAGCCTATGTGGCATCAGCCTTTGAAAGGCTGCGCTGCCGCAGTTAG
- a CDS encoding DUF2244 domain-containing protein, with protein MPAFWTISPKASGTPPGAFAVAQSDGAEYLLVLSPHLSMGAEGFVAIIGLCAGLLALPLIGVLGTPVLWGLIPFAGLALWGLWYALQRNGRERLSLREELRLTRDMIAITRTNPRKPEQHWQANPYWVRLSLLEKGGPVENYLTLDGGGRAVELGAFLSPEERVALHDELSRALRHLR; from the coding sequence ATGCCAGCATTCTGGACGATATCCCCAAAGGCCTCGGGCACCCCGCCCGGGGCCTTTGCCGTGGCGCAATCGGATGGGGCGGAATATCTGCTGGTGCTGTCGCCGCATCTGTCCATGGGGGCCGAAGGCTTTGTTGCCATCATCGGGCTATGCGCGGGGCTTCTGGCGCTGCCGCTGATCGGGGTGCTGGGAACGCCGGTGCTATGGGGGCTGATCCCTTTTGCCGGGCTGGCGCTTTGGGGCTTGTGGTATGCGCTGCAACGCAACGGGCGCGAACGCCTAAGCCTACGCGAAGAACTGCGCCTGACCCGCGACATGATAGCAATCACGCGCACCAACCCGCGCAAACCTGAACAGCATTGGCAAGCCAATCCCTATTGGGTGCGGCTGTCACTTTTGGAAAAGGGCGGTCCGGTTGAAAACTACCTGACGCTGGATGGGGGTGGGCGCGCGGTCGAACTGGGTGCGTTTCTTAGCCCGGAAGAACGTGTGGCCTTGCATGACGAATTGTCACGGGCCTTGCGCCACCTGCGCTAA
- the ctaD gene encoding cytochrome c oxidase subunit I: MADAATHDHGHEDNRSFFTRWFMSTNHKDIGILYLFTSGIVGFIAVAFTVYMRMELMEPGVQYMCMEGASLIAQEDCTPNGHIWNVLITAHGILMMFFVLIPALFGGFGNYFMPLQIGAPDMAFPRLNNLSYWLFVAGSALAVASVLSPGGNGQLGSGVGWVLYPPLSTNEAGYSMDLAIFAVHVSGASSILGAINIITTFLNMRAPGMTLFKVPLFAWSIFITAWMILLALPVLAGAITMLLTDRNFGTAFFDPSGGGDPVLYQHILWFFGHPEVYIIILPGFGIISHVIATFSRKPVFGYMPMVWAMIAIGVLGFIVWAHHMYTVGMSLTQQTYFMLATMTIAVPTGIKIFSWIATMWKGSVSFETPMLWAFGFLFLFTVGGVTGVVLSQAPIDRVYHDTYYVVAHFHYVMSLGAVFALFAGIYFWIGKMSGRQYPEWAGKTHFWLMFIGANLTFFPQHFLGRQGMPRRYIDYPEAFALWNYVSSIGAFISFGSFLFFIGVIFYTLTRGARVTQNNYWNEHADTLEWTLPSPPPEHTFEQLPKREDWDKQAAH; encoded by the coding sequence ATGGCCGACGCAGCCACCCATGACCACGGGCACGAGGACAACCGCTCGTTCTTTACCCGTTGGTTCATGTCCACCAACCACAAGGATATCGGTATCCTTTACCTGTTCACCTCCGGGATTGTCGGGTTCATCGCGGTAGCCTTCACGGTCTACATGCGCATGGAACTGATGGAACCGGGCGTGCAATACATGTGCATGGAAGGCGCCAGCCTAATCGCACAGGAAGATTGCACGCCGAACGGGCATATCTGGAACGTGCTGATCACGGCGCATGGTATCCTGATGATGTTCTTCGTGCTGATCCCGGCGCTGTTCGGGGGCTTTGGCAACTATTTCATGCCCTTGCAGATCGGCGCGCCGGACATGGCATTTCCGCGCCTGAACAACCTGTCCTACTGGCTGTTCGTGGCGGGCTCTGCGCTGGCTGTGGCCTCGGTCCTGTCGCCCGGTGGCAATGGCCAGCTTGGTTCTGGCGTGGGTTGGGTTCTTTATCCGCCGCTTTCGACCAACGAAGCAGGCTATTCGATGGACCTTGCGATTTTCGCGGTCCATGTGTCGGGCGCGTCCTCCATCCTTGGCGCGATCAACATCATCACCACCTTCCTGAACATGCGTGCGCCGGGGATGACCCTGTTCAAAGTGCCGCTGTTTGCATGGTCGATCTTCATCACCGCATGGATGATCCTTCTGGCGCTGCCGGTTCTGGCAGGGGCTATCACGATGCTGCTGACCGACCGGAACTTCGGCACCGCCTTTTTCGACCCGTCGGGCGGCGGCGACCCGGTGCTGTATCAACACATCTTGTGGTTCTTCGGTCATCCGGAAGTGTATATCATCATCCTGCCCGGCTTCGGTATTATCAGCCATGTGATCGCAACCTTCTCGCGCAAGCCGGTCTTTGGCTACATGCCGATGGTCTGGGCCATGATCGCCATCGGTGTTCTGGGCTTCATCGTCTGGGCGCACCACATGTATACGGTCGGCATGTCGCTGACCCAGCAGACCTATTTCATGCTGGCCACGATGACGATCGCGGTGCCCACGGGGATCAAGATCTTCTCTTGGATCGCGACCATGTGGAAAGGCTCTGTCAGCTTTGAAACCCCGATGCTCTGGGCCTTCGGCTTCCTGTTCCTGTTCACCGTGGGCGGTGTGACCGGCGTGGTGCTGTCGCAGGCACCCATCGACCGGGTCTATCACGACACTTACTATGTGGTGGCGCATTTCCACTATGTGATGTCGCTGGGCGCTGTCTTTGCGCTGTTCGCGGGGATCTATTTCTGGATCGGCAAGATGTCGGGCCGCCAATACCCGGAATGGGCCGGCAAAACCCATTTCTGGCTGATGTTCATCGGCGCCAACCTGACCTTCTTCCCGCAGCACTTCTTGGGCCGTCAGGGCATGCCGCGCCGCTACATTGACTACCCCGAAGCCTTTGCGCTTTGGAACTATGTCAGCTCGATCGGGGCGTTCATCAGCTTCGGGTCCTTCCTGTTCTTCATTGGGGTCATTTTCTACACCCTGACGCGCGGGGCCCGCGTGACCCAGAACAACTACTGGAACGAACACGCCGACACGCTGGAATGGACCCTGCCCTCGCCGCCGCCCGAGCATACGTTCGAGCAGCTGCCCAAGCGCGAGGACTGGGACAAGCAAGCCGCCCATTAA
- the lipB gene encoding lipoyl(octanoyl) transferase LipB, whose amino-acid sequence MVDWITSDGLTDYADACAFMEDRAEAIARGEAAECIWLVEHPPLYTAGTSAKPEDLTQADRFPVYPSKRGGQYTYHGPGQRVVYVMLDVGKRGRDVRCFVRDLEAWVIATLAEFGLTGHIRPGRVGVWIERPDKAPLPDGSPRDDKIAAIGIRLRRWVSFHGLSINVEPDLSHFDGIVPCGIRGHGVTSLVDMGLPVTMDDLDSALKRSFNATFHP is encoded by the coding sequence ATGGTGGACTGGATCACATCGGACGGGCTGACCGACTACGCCGACGCCTGCGCCTTCATGGAGGACCGCGCCGAAGCCATCGCCCGTGGCGAAGCCGCGGAATGCATCTGGCTGGTCGAACACCCCCCGCTTTACACCGCCGGGACCAGCGCCAAGCCCGAGGATCTGACGCAAGCTGACCGCTTCCCGGTCTACCCGTCCAAACGCGGCGGGCAATACACTTATCACGGCCCCGGTCAGCGGGTGGTCTATGTCATGCTGGACGTGGGCAAGCGCGGGCGCGACGTGCGCTGCTTCGTGCGCGACCTAGAGGCGTGGGTCATCGCCACCTTGGCCGAATTCGGTCTGACCGGCCATATTCGCCCCGGCCGAGTGGGCGTGTGGATAGAACGGCCCGACAAGGCCCCCCTGCCCGATGGCAGCCCGCGCGACGACAAGATCGCCGCGATTGGCATTCGCCTGCGGCGTTGGGTCAGCTTTCATGGCCTTTCAATCAACGTGGAACCGGACCTGTCGCATTTTGACGGCATCGTGCCTTGCGGCATTCGCGGGCATGGCGTGACCAGCCTTGTCGATATGGGTTTGCCGGTCACAATGGATGATCTGGACAGCGCCTTGAAGCGCAGTTTCAACGCCACGTTCCACCCCTGA
- a CDS encoding LytTR family DNA-binding domain-containing protein — protein sequence MLISVSVVGALGIGVSVSLRYDLPKGCPPLKPAFGSHRDHFVNDAGPQSALREWRGHIRQPATLVALGAVALILALVGPYGTSDLLAPLPRAGYWALIVFATYGSGSLVVTLLRAVLPPTLLALRMALAGLAAGLAVAGVVLALNAVTLGFVPAPTDLPGFVLNVAGVAMVVTLAISYIMRQQTSAAPAPPVPPAILQRVPLEKRGALLALSVEDHYVRVHTAKGTDMVLMRLSDAMKETGDLPGAQVHRSHWVAFSAVRAARRDGDRAILTLTSGVEIPVSRANLPKVKEAGLLPR from the coding sequence ATGCTCATATCAGTTTCCGTGGTTGGGGCGTTGGGAATTGGCGTTTCAGTTTCGCTGCGCTATGACCTGCCAAAGGGATGCCCCCCGCTAAAGCCCGCATTCGGCAGCCACAGGGATCACTTCGTGAATGACGCAGGCCCGCAATCCGCGCTTCGTGAATGGCGCGGCCATATCCGCCAGCCAGCCACGCTTGTGGCCTTGGGGGCTGTTGCACTGATTCTGGCTTTGGTCGGTCCATACGGCACATCCGATCTGCTGGCCCCCCTGCCCCGCGCGGGCTATTGGGCACTGATCGTGTTTGCGACCTATGGCAGCGGCAGTCTGGTGGTTACGCTGCTGCGCGCAGTTCTGCCGCCCACGCTTTTGGCGCTGCGGATGGCATTGGCCGGGTTGGCCGCAGGGCTTGCGGTGGCGGGCGTCGTGCTGGCCCTGAACGCGGTCACGCTTGGGTTTGTTCCGGCACCGACGGACCTGCCGGGCTTTGTGCTGAACGTGGCCGGGGTGGCAATGGTGGTGACACTGGCCATCAGCTACATCATGCGCCAGCAAACAAGTGCCGCCCCCGCGCCACCAGTGCCCCCCGCGATTTTGCAGCGTGTGCCGCTGGAAAAACGGGGCGCGCTGCTGGCCCTGTCGGTCGAGGATCATTATGTGCGGGTGCATACCGCGAAAGGCACGGACATGGTGCTGATGCGCCTGTCCGATGCCATGAAAGAGACCGGCGATCTGCCCGGCGCGCAGGTGCATCGTTCGCATTGGGTGGCGTTCAGCGCGGTGCGCGCGGCCCGACGCGACGGCGACCGGGCCATCCTGACGCTGACGTCGGGCGTGGAAATACCCGTCAGCCGGGCCAACCTGCCCAAGGTGAAGGAGGCGGGGCTTCTGCCCCGGTAA
- a CDS encoding DUF2306 domain-containing protein — protein sequence MSMSPILSAAPIIQLHVAAAVVAILLGPLALYWRQGTRLHKTAGYIWACAMAVLALSSFGIHSFAVIGPFSPLHGLALFTLWSLYEGIRRAQAGEIAIHRRVFRSLYWFGVMIAGLFNFLPGRTINRALLPESPELGYALIALGLAVAAVAVIRPYAGRLRRLVTIWS from the coding sequence ATGAGCATGTCCCCCATCCTTAGCGCCGCACCGATCATCCAACTGCATGTTGCCGCTGCGGTTGTGGCCATCCTGCTTGGCCCGCTGGCCCTGTATTGGCGCCAAGGCACAAGGCTGCACAAGACCGCCGGGTATATCTGGGCCTGCGCCATGGCCGTGCTGGCGTTGTCATCTTTCGGCATCCACAGCTTTGCGGTGATCGGCCCCTTCAGCCCGCTGCACGGGCTTGCGCTCTTTACTCTGTGGTCGCTTTACGAAGGCATCCGCCGCGCCCAAGCCGGAGAGATCGCGATACATCGACGCGTGTTTCGCAGCTTGTACTGGTTCGGCGTCATGATTGCGGGCCTGTTCAATTTTCTGCCGGGGCGGACCATAAACCGCGCCCTGCTGCCAGAGTCGCCAGAGCTTGGCTACGCCCTGATCGCTTTGGGCTTGGCGGTAGCGGCCGTCGCCGTGATCCGCCCTTATGCCGGTCGTCTACGGCGGCTTGTTACGATCTGGTCCTGA
- a CDS encoding peptidoglycan-binding domain-containing protein, which produces MIAKFSVVAVLSFSVAAFPMQQARAQDGIVGGIIGGIIGGAIANGQRSSQPQRVVRSSGVSSAQREQNRSVQTALNHFGWNVGGADGVLGRRSREGISQYQVFAGFSGTGTLSDFERNILLTAHQRAIMGGPQVAQTVSSHPQGMRGMILVVRDEMSGRSPARSAGNYGLPGPVAAAVDEIAASSDPNAEQLVQRAGFVQLADMNGDGRTDYILDTSVTGSAFWCSAQACTVQAFLSTPDGYVRNDFQAFNVTPAMFTCTRGTCELNDTNAPVSVAAPAAPEQPSPTTEVALSVPSAQPAARNPGTQAAGTAEVPNFFGGGQATRSLASHCNKVNLLTSANGGFTTLETMNDRAVVIAEQFCLARTYAMADGETLIAKVQGATPDQIAAQCAGFAPSLQPHVSALSVKPRDEVMRDVGAFILQTGMNPEQLGATARICLAVGYKQDDMVLAIGSGLLLVAMGERAYGELMGHHLTEGFGATQRDDLSLAWYEFGLDPAKTAVFAPMQPERDDLLRAAVFEPESGEAEKAGSTALPVFSLQ; this is translated from the coding sequence ATGATTGCTAAATTCAGCGTAGTTGCAGTTCTCTCTTTCAGTGTCGCGGCCTTTCCCATGCAACAAGCGCGCGCGCAGGACGGGATTGTGGGCGGCATCATTGGCGGCATCATCGGCGGCGCAATCGCCAATGGGCAGCGCAGTTCGCAACCTCAGCGCGTTGTGCGGTCTTCGGGCGTCAGTTCCGCGCAGCGCGAGCAGAACCGTTCGGTGCAGACCGCGCTCAACCATTTCGGATGGAATGTGGGCGGCGCGGATGGTGTTCTGGGGCGCAGATCGCGCGAGGGTATTTCGCAGTATCAGGTCTTTGCAGGCTTTTCCGGAACCGGCACGCTAAGCGATTTCGAACGCAATATTCTTTTGACCGCCCATCAGCGCGCCATCATGGGCGGACCGCAGGTGGCGCAGACAGTGTCTAGCCACCCTCAGGGGATGCGCGGGATGATCTTGGTTGTGCGCGACGAGATGTCGGGCCGCAGCCCGGCGCGCAGTGCTGGCAATTACGGCCTGCCCGGGCCTGTGGCCGCAGCGGTTGATGAAATCGCAGCCTCTTCCGATCCCAATGCCGAACAGCTTGTGCAGCGCGCGGGTTTTGTCCAACTGGCCGATATGAACGGCGACGGGCGCACGGATTACATTCTTGATACATCCGTGACCGGATCTGCGTTCTGGTGCTCTGCGCAGGCTTGCACCGTGCAGGCCTTCTTGTCCACGCCGGACGGATATGTGCGCAATGACTTCCAAGCGTTCAACGTGACCCCGGCCATGTTCACTTGCACGCGCGGCACTTGTGAATTGAACGACACAAACGCGCCCGTCAGCGTTGCTGCGCCTGCCGCCCCCGAGCAGCCATCGCCCACGACAGAAGTGGCGCTTTCGGTGCCTTCTGCGCAACCGGCAGCACGCAACCCCGGCACTCAGGCCGCTGGCACCGCAGAAGTTCCGAATTTTTTCGGCGGCGGTCAGGCCACGCGGTCGCTTGCCTCGCATTGCAACAAGGTCAATCTGTTGACCAGCGCCAATGGCGGTTTCACCACGCTGGAAACGATGAACGACCGCGCCGTCGTGATCGCAGAACAGTTCTGTCTGGCCCGCACCTACGCAATGGCAGATGGTGAAACCCTGATTGCCAAGGTGCAGGGCGCCACGCCCGATCAGATTGCCGCACAATGCGCCGGTTTCGCGCCCAGCCTGCAACCTCATGTTTCTGCGTTGTCGGTCAAGCCGCGTGACGAGGTGATGCGCGATGTGGGGGCCTTCATCCTGCAAACCGGCATGAACCCGGAGCAGCTTGGCGCGACGGCCCGCATCTGTCTGGCCGTGGGGTATAAACAGGATGACATGGTGCTTGCCATCGGGTCTGGCCTGTTGCTGGTCGCGATGGGGGAGCGCGCTTATGGCGAATTGATGGGCCATCACCTGACCGAAGGTTTTGGCGCCACGCAGCGTGATGATCTTTCGCTGGCATGGTATGAATTCGGGCTGGACCCGGCCAAAACCGCCGTTTTCGCGCCCATGCAGCCGGAACGTGACGACCTGCTGCGCGCCGCGGTGTTCGAGCCAGAGTCCGGGGAGGCCGAGAAAGCCGGAAGCACCGCCTTGCCCGTGTTCAGCTTGCAATAA
- a CDS encoding ABC transporter permease has protein sequence MSLPAYYTTKDKVWHYAFRVICFAIFFFLLAPILIMIPLSFNAQPYFTFTREMLTLNPEGYSLRWYQDFLGDEGWMRSIRNSFAIGIAATILSTSLGTLAALGLSRAEMPAKGLIMGILISPMIVPLIISAAGMFFFFSQINISQTFFGVVLAHAALGTPFVVITVTATLVGFDQSLTRAAANLGASPATNFFKITMPLILPGVISGALFAFITSFDEIVVVLFVAGVEQRTIPREMWSGIREDISPTILAVATILVLISIALLTVVELLRRRGERMRGLTPQ, from the coding sequence ATGTCACTTCCGGCCTATTACACCACCAAGGACAAGGTCTGGCATTACGCCTTCCGCGTGATCTGCTTTGCGATCTTCTTCTTCCTGCTGGCGCCGATCCTGATCATGATCCCGCTCAGCTTCAATGCGCAGCCCTACTTCACCTTCACCCGTGAAATGCTGACCCTGAACCCCGAAGGCTATTCCCTGCGCTGGTATCAGGATTTCTTGGGCGATGAAGGCTGGATGCGGTCGATCCGCAATTCCTTTGCCATCGGGATTGCGGCAACGATCCTGTCGACCAGTTTGGGCACGCTGGCGGCGCTTGGCCTGTCGCGCGCCGAAATGCCCGCCAAAGGGCTTATCATGGGCATCCTGATTTCGCCCATGATCGTGCCGCTGATTATTTCGGCGGCAGGCATGTTCTTCTTCTTCTCGCAAATCAACATCTCGCAGACGTTTTTCGGCGTTGTGTTGGCCCATGCGGCACTTGGCACGCCCTTCGTGGTCATCACGGTGACGGCCACGCTGGTGGGTTTTGACCAGTCGCTAACCCGTGCGGCAGCCAATCTGGGGGCATCGCCCGCGACGAATTTCTTCAAGATCACGATGCCGCTGATTTTGCCGGGCGTCATTTCGGGGGCGCTGTTCGCCTTCATCACCTCTTTCGATGAAATCGTCGTCGTGCTGTTCGTCGCCGGGGTAGAGCAACGCACCATCCCGCGCGAAATGTGGTCTGGCATCCGCGAAGATATCAGCCCCACCATTCTGGCCGTGGCGACAATCCTTGTGCTGATCTCTATCGCGCTGCTGACAGTGGTCGAACTGTTGCGCCGGCGGGGCGAGCGGATGCGGGGCCTGACACCGCAGTAA
- a CDS encoding ABC transporter permease — translation MSDASGSDVAIGNETDSKGRLLTSDGRPLRAALERANRRRKLTAFGLVAPLLAFILIFFAYPIMQMMMRSVDNPAVVNALPQTLEALESWDGQDLPGEDVYAALYRDMMADKELPRREQKIGPLAVRLNYEISAARGAISRTARTVDEFEAPYKEAFMDAHRLWNDTTIWQIIQREGRPLTASYYVAALDREYNAEGEIVSVPENRQIYVSLFGRTFWLSMVITFMTFALGFPIAYYLSSLPMSKANLLMIAVLLPFWTSLLVRTSAWIVLLQGQGVINEMLVALGLIGDEERLSMIYNQTGTIIAMTHILLPFMVLPLYSVMKTIPPSYTRAAKSLGATPWTAFRRVYFPQTLPGIAAGGVLVFIISIGYYITPALVGGQDGRMISNEIARHIQSSLNWGLAAALGSMLLVSVLILYWLFNKLVGTDSLKFG, via the coding sequence ATGTCTGACGCATCGGGCAGTGACGTCGCAATCGGTAATGAAACAGACAGCAAGGGACGGTTGCTGACCTCGGATGGCCGCCCGCTGCGCGCCGCGCTGGAACGCGCAAACCGCCGCCGCAAGCTGACAGCATTTGGACTTGTCGCGCCGCTTCTGGCCTTCATCCTGATTTTCTTCGCCTATCCCATCATGCAAATGATGATGCGTTCGGTCGACAATCCAGCCGTGGTCAATGCCCTGCCGCAGACCCTTGAAGCCTTGGAAAGCTGGGACGGGCAAGACCTGCCCGGCGAGGACGTCTACGCCGCGCTTTACCGGGACATGATGGCGGATAAAGAGCTTCCGCGCCGCGAGCAAAAGATCGGCCCGCTTGCCGTGCGGCTGAACTACGAAATTTCAGCGGCCCGCGGCGCAATCTCGCGCACGGCCCGCACGGTGGACGAGTTCGAGGCCCCCTACAAAGAGGCCTTCATGGATGCGCACCGTTTGTGGAATGACACGACAATCTGGCAGATCATCCAGCGCGAAGGTCGGCCTTTGACCGCATCCTATTACGTGGCAGCACTTGACCGCGAATACAATGCCGAGGGCGAGATCGTGTCGGTGCCAGAGAACCGACAGATCTATGTGTCCTTGTTCGGGCGTACTTTCTGGTTGAGCATGGTCATCACCTTCATGACTTTCGCGCTGGGTTTTCCGATTGCCTATTACCTGTCCAGCTTGCCGATGAGCAAAGCAAACCTGCTGATGATCGCGGTGCTGCTGCCCTTCTGGACGTCGCTCTTGGTGCGCACAAGTGCGTGGATTGTCCTGCTTCAGGGGCAAGGGGTTATCAACGAGATGCTGGTCGCGCTTGGGTTGATCGGCGACGAAGAGCGCCTGAGCATGATCTATAACCAAACCGGCACGATCATTGCCATGACGCATATCCTGCTGCCCTTCATGGTGCTGCCGCTATATTCGGTGATGAAAACCATCCCGCCCAGCTATACACGCGCCGCCAAGAGCCTTGGGGCCACACCTTGGACCGCGTTCCGCCGGGTCTATTTCCCGCAGACGCTGCCGGGTATCGCCGCAGGCGGTGTGCTGGTGTTCATCATCTCTATTGGCTATTACATCACGCCCGCGCTGGTGGGTGGGCAAGATGGGCGCATGATCTCTAATGAAATCGCACGCCATATCCAGTCGTCCTTGAACTGGGGTCTGGCGGCGGCGCTTGGGTCTATGCTGCTGGTCAGTGTGCTGATCCTGTATTGGCTGTTCAACAAGCTTGTCGGCACCGACAGCCTGAAATTCGGATAA
- a CDS encoding extracellular solute-binding protein, which produces MTRTLKLIALSSAASVIALSAAAQDPISLTVVSWGGAYTESQQRAYHEPYMAENPHVTIINDDGSANALAGLRAQSQAGNVTWDLVDMLPSDAQLACDEGIILEIDHDEMLAAAPDGTPATEDFLPGSLGDCFIPQIVYSTILAVRPGAFEGEQPDSIEDLFDLENFPGKRALQDRPGTNLEWALYADGVAPEDIYDVLATPEGVDRAFAKLDTIKDEIIFWTEGAQAPQLLADGEVAFATGYNGRMFDAIEVEGMDAAIVWDGQIVEWDGWVVPADGPNVDAVMDYLMFATDTQRLADQAKFISYGPARASSAALVGQHADLGIDMAPHMPTAPDNYFAPIVLDNDFWADYGDELRERFANWMLQ; this is translated from the coding sequence ATGACTAGAACATTGAAGTTGATCGCGCTGAGTTCTGCGGCAAGTGTCATCGCGCTGAGTGCTGCGGCGCAAGATCCCATTTCTTTGACCGTCGTGTCTTGGGGCGGGGCCTATACCGAAAGCCAGCAGCGCGCCTATCACGAGCCCTACATGGCCGAAAACCCGCATGTCACCATCATCAATGACGATGGCTCGGCAAACGCTTTGGCCGGTCTGCGCGCCCAAAGCCAGGCAGGCAACGTGACCTGGGATCTGGTCGACATGCTGCCGTCTGACGCACAGCTTGCCTGTGACGAAGGCATCATCCTCGAAATCGACCATGACGAGATGCTGGCCGCCGCGCCCGACGGCACCCCCGCAACCGAAGATTTCCTGCCGGGCAGCCTTGGTGACTGCTTCATCCCGCAGATCGTGTATTCGACCATTCTGGCCGTGCGCCCCGGTGCTTTCGAAGGGGAACAGCCCGACTCGATCGAGGATCTGTTCGACCTTGAAAACTTCCCCGGCAAGCGCGCGCTGCAAGACCGTCCCGGCACCAATCTGGAATGGGCGCTCTATGCCGATGGCGTGGCACCCGAAGACATCTATGACGTGCTTGCAACGCCCGAAGGCGTAGACCGCGCTTTCGCCAAGCTCGACACCATCAAGGATGAGATCATCTTCTGGACTGAAGGCGCGCAGGCACCGCAGCTTCTGGCAGATGGCGAAGTCGCGTTTGCAACCGGCTATAACGGCCGCATGTTCGATGCGATCGAGGTCGAAGGCATGGATGCCGCAATCGTCTGGGACGGCCAGATCGTGGAATGGGACGGCTGGGTCGTGCCGGCCGACGGTCCGAATGTCGATGCGGTCATGGACTACCTGATGTTCGCAACCGACACGCAGCGTCTTGCAGACCAAGCCAAGTTCATCAGCTATGGCCCGGCGCGCGCTTCGTCCGCGGCACTGGTGGGTCAGCATGCCGATCTGGGCATCGACATGGCGCCGCATATGCCGACCGCGCCGGACAACTACTTCGCCCCCATCGTTCTGGATAACGACTTCTGGGCCGATTATGGCGACGAGCTGCGCGAGCGTTTCGCAAACTGGATGCTTCAGTAA